One stretch of Oncorhynchus keta strain PuntledgeMale-10-30-2019 chromosome 18, Oket_V2, whole genome shotgun sequence DNA includes these proteins:
- the LOC118397409 gene encoding coiled-coil-helix-coiled-coil-helix domain-containing protein 2-like: protein MPRGSRSRTSRMATPARVAPPPPPMARAAPPLPYAPVPARAPPSTMAAPATAAPRQPGMFAQMATTAAGVAVGSAAGHMIGHAMTGGMGGGGGSQEAAKPDVTYQEQPQQYQQPPPMYQPAQYQPQSMFQQEPAAEQGTCSYEFKQFIECAQTQSDLKLCEGFSEVLKQCKLSNGMS, encoded by the exons ATGCCAAGAGGAAGCAGAAGCCGGACGTCAAGAATGGCCACTCCAGCCAG GGTAGCCCCACCGCCACCTCCCATGGCCAGGGCTGCACCCCCACTACCCTACGCTCCAGTGCCTGCCCGTGCCCCTCCGTCCACCATGGCTGCCCCAGCCACTGCTGCTCCCCGGCAGCCAGGCATGTTTGCGCAGATGGCCACCACAGCCGCTGGGGTAGCCGTTGGCTCAGCCGCAGGGCACATGATCGGCCACGCAATGACTGGAGGAATGGGTGGAGGCGGGGGAAGCCAGGAGGCTGCCAAGCCTGATGTCACCTACCAG GAGCAGCCCCAGCAGTACCAACAGCCACCTCCCATGTACCAGCCAGCACAGTATCAGCCCCAGTCCATGTTCCAGCAGGAGCCTGCTGCAGAGCAGGGAACCTGCTCCTACGAGTTCAAGCAGTTTATTGAGTGTGCTCAGACCCAGAGTGACCTGAAACTCTGTGAAGGCTTCAGCGAGGTGCTCAAGCAGTGCAAGTTGTCCAATG GGATGTCCTGA